In Streptomyces thermolilacinus SPC6, a single genomic region encodes these proteins:
- a CDS encoding penicillin acylase family protein has protein sequence MGQLICVTAQLGGALFLRTSLRRLLPVAAAVFATAAAGTLPAGAAPPQAPPSAGEGHRPTAGGLSATIRYTEYGIPHILARDYASLGFGTGWAQAADQVCVLADGFTTVRGERSRYFGATGTTDGSLSSARTNLSSDLYFAGVRESRTVERLLARPAPAGPGREQKEAMRGWAAGYNAWLERNKVTDPACAGKPWVRPVTALDVARRAHALAVIGGEGALVEGITAARPPASNTAGRGADPDKVAAAAREMFDERNATMGSNAVAFSGRATANGRGLLLGNPHYPWHGGRRFWQSQQTIPGELNVQGASLLGSPLVQIGFTDKVAWSHTVATGRTMNLHQLTLDPADPTAYLVDGKSEPMTRRTVTVPVAGGEPVTRTQWWTRYGPVVTSFGGDPLPWTATTAYALHDPNARNLRMADTSLALAKARSTKEMADALRRTQGLPWVNTVASDRDGGTLMAQAQVVPRITDELAERCSTPLGRALYPATGVAVLDGSRGDCALGRDRDAVEPGIMGPARWPLLADAPYAENSNDSAWLSNADRPLTGYERVFGDIGTERSLRTRGAIEDVAAMARRGSLTVADLQRQQFANRVPAADLTVDDVVRACPAALPGDTEACRVLAGWDRRMDTGSRGALLFDRFWLMLQRESRGAGLWKVPFSAADPVGTPRDLDTDAPGFATALRGAVAELRAAGIPLDAPLGEHQFVVRGGQRIPVHGGTGTGVWNMTVPVWAPAGGGYTEVRHGTSHVQAVGWDGGRCPVARTLLTYSQSSDPTSPHHADQTRLYSGERWVTARFCERDILRDPALRVVRVTQ, from the coding sequence ATGGGTCAACTGATCTGTGTCACCGCCCAGTTGGGAGGCGCGTTGTTCCTCCGTACCAGTCTGAGACGTCTGTTGCCCGTCGCCGCGGCCGTGTTCGCCACGGCCGCGGCCGGGACCCTGCCGGCCGGGGCCGCCCCGCCCCAGGCCCCGCCGTCGGCCGGGGAGGGCCACCGGCCGACGGCGGGCGGCCTGTCGGCGACGATCCGCTACACCGAGTACGGCATCCCCCACATCCTGGCGAGGGACTACGCGAGTCTGGGCTTCGGCACCGGCTGGGCGCAGGCCGCCGACCAGGTGTGCGTCCTCGCCGACGGGTTCACGACCGTGCGGGGTGAGCGGTCGCGGTACTTCGGCGCGACCGGCACGACCGACGGGTCGCTGTCGTCGGCCCGTACGAACCTCTCCAGCGACCTGTACTTCGCCGGGGTGCGGGAGTCCCGCACGGTGGAGCGGCTGCTGGCGCGGCCCGCGCCCGCCGGGCCCGGCCGGGAGCAGAAGGAGGCGATGCGGGGCTGGGCCGCCGGGTACAACGCCTGGCTGGAGCGGAACAAGGTGACCGACCCGGCGTGCGCGGGCAAGCCGTGGGTGCGTCCTGTGACCGCCCTGGACGTGGCCCGGCGGGCGCACGCGCTGGCCGTCATCGGCGGCGAGGGGGCCCTCGTGGAGGGCATCACGGCCGCGCGCCCGCCCGCCTCCAACACGGCGGGGCGCGGCGCCGACCCGGACAAGGTGGCCGCGGCGGCGCGGGAGATGTTCGACGAGCGGAACGCGACGATGGGGTCCAACGCCGTCGCGTTCTCCGGGCGCGCCACCGCCAACGGGCGGGGCCTTCTCCTCGGCAACCCGCACTACCCGTGGCACGGCGGCCGCCGGTTCTGGCAGTCGCAGCAGACGATCCCCGGCGAGCTGAACGTGCAGGGCGCCTCGCTGCTGGGGTCGCCGCTCGTGCAGATCGGGTTCACCGACAAGGTGGCGTGGAGCCACACCGTCGCGACCGGCCGGACCATGAACCTGCACCAGCTGACCCTGGACCCGGCCGACCCGACCGCCTACCTGGTGGACGGGAAGTCCGAGCCGATGACGCGGCGGACGGTGACCGTCCCGGTGGCGGGCGGCGAGCCGGTGACCCGTACGCAGTGGTGGACCCGGTACGGCCCGGTCGTGACGTCCTTCGGCGGCGACCCGCTGCCGTGGACGGCGACGACCGCGTACGCGCTGCACGACCCCAACGCGCGCAACCTCCGCATGGCCGACACGTCCCTGGCGCTGGCGAAGGCCCGCTCCACGAAGGAGATGGCCGACGCGCTGCGCCGCACGCAGGGCCTGCCCTGGGTGAACACGGTCGCCTCCGACCGGGACGGCGGCACGCTCATGGCGCAGGCGCAGGTGGTGCCGAGGATCACCGACGAGCTGGCCGAGCGGTGCTCGACGCCGCTGGGCCGCGCCCTGTACCCGGCGACGGGTGTGGCGGTGCTCGACGGGTCGCGCGGCGACTGCGCGCTGGGCCGGGACCGGGACGCGGTGGAGCCCGGCATCATGGGCCCGGCGCGCTGGCCGCTCCTGGCGGACGCCCCGTACGCGGAGAACTCCAACGACAGCGCCTGGCTGAGCAACGCCGACCGGCCGCTGACCGGGTACGAGCGGGTCTTCGGCGACATCGGCACGGAGCGGTCGCTGCGGACGCGCGGGGCGATCGAGGACGTCGCGGCCATGGCCCGGCGCGGCTCGCTGACCGTGGCGGACCTCCAGCGGCAGCAGTTCGCGAACCGGGTGCCCGCCGCCGACCTGACGGTCGACGACGTGGTGCGGGCCTGCCCGGCGGCGCTGCCGGGCGACACGGAGGCGTGCCGGGTGCTCGCGGGCTGGGACCGCCGCATGGACACCGGCAGCCGGGGCGCGCTGCTGTTCGACCGGTTCTGGCTGATGCTCCAGCGGGAGTCGCGGGGCGCCGGGCTGTGGAAGGTGCCGTTCTCGGCGGCCGACCCGGTGGGCACCCCGCGCGACCTGGACACCGACGCGCCGGGCTTCGCCACCGCGCTGCGCGGCGCGGTCGCCGAGCTGCGGGCCGCGGGCATCCCGCTGGACGCGCCGCTCGGGGAGCACCAGTTCGTGGTGCGCGGCGGGCAGCGCATCCCCGTGCACGGCGGTACGGGGACGGGCGTGTGGAACATGACCGTGCCCGTGTGGGCCCCGGCGGGCGGCGGCTACACGGAGGTGCGGCACGGGACGAGCCACGTGCAGGCGGTCGGCTGGGACGGCGGCCGGTGCCCGGTGGCGCGGACGCTGCTGACGTACTCCCAGTCGTCCGACCCGACGTCGCCGCACCACGCGGACCAGACCCGGCTGTACTCGGGTGAGCGGTGGGTGACCGCCCGGTTCTGCGAGCGGGACATCCTGCGCGACCCGGCGCTGCGGGTGGTGCGCGTGACGCAGTGA
- the paaK gene encoding phenylacetate--CoA ligase PaaK has translation MAEDLRDAGERLDREELAALQLERLRATLRHAYENVPFHRRSFDAAGVRPEDCRSLADLARFPFTTKADLRDEYPFGMFAVDRSRVRRIHASSGTTGLPTVVGYTERDLDMWADVVARSIRAAGGRPGQVVHVAYGYGLFTGGLGAHGGAERLGCTVVPASGGMTARQVRLIQDFRPEVIMVTPSYMLTLLDEFERQGVDPRSTSLKVGIFGAEPWTEEMRREIEERFAIDAVDIYGLSEVIGPGVAQECVETKDGLHIWEDHFYPEVVDPVTGEVLPDGERGELVFTSLTKEAMPVVRYRTRDLTRLLPGTARVFRRMEKVTGRSDDMVIVRGVNLFPTQIEEVLLRTPGLAPHFQLRLTRVGRMDALTVRVEARADTAPERRADAAREVRAAVKDGIGVAVAVEVVDPGTLERSVGKIKRIVDLRENPEKAGAEGGSQG, from the coding sequence ATGGCCGAGGATCTGCGGGACGCCGGGGAGCGGCTTGACCGGGAGGAGCTGGCGGCGCTCCAACTGGAGCGGCTGCGGGCGACGCTCCGGCACGCGTACGAGAACGTGCCCTTCCACCGGCGGTCGTTCGACGCGGCGGGGGTGCGGCCGGAGGACTGCCGTTCACTGGCGGACCTGGCGCGGTTCCCGTTCACCACCAAGGCGGACCTGCGGGACGAGTACCCGTTCGGGATGTTCGCGGTGGACCGGTCGCGGGTGCGGCGCATCCACGCGTCGAGCGGGACGACGGGCCTGCCCACCGTGGTCGGCTACACGGAACGGGACCTGGACATGTGGGCGGACGTGGTGGCGCGGTCGATCCGCGCGGCCGGTGGCCGCCCGGGCCAGGTCGTGCACGTGGCGTACGGGTACGGGCTGTTCACCGGCGGGCTCGGGGCGCACGGCGGGGCGGAGCGGCTGGGCTGCACGGTGGTGCCCGCCTCCGGTGGGATGACGGCGCGCCAGGTGCGGCTGATCCAGGACTTCCGCCCGGAGGTGATCATGGTCACGCCGTCGTACATGCTGACGCTGCTCGACGAGTTCGAGCGGCAGGGTGTCGATCCGCGCTCGACCTCGCTGAAGGTGGGGATCTTCGGCGCCGAGCCGTGGACGGAGGAGATGCGGCGGGAGATCGAGGAGCGGTTCGCGATCGACGCGGTGGACATCTACGGCCTGTCGGAGGTGATCGGCCCCGGTGTGGCGCAGGAGTGCGTGGAGACCAAGGACGGGCTGCACATCTGGGAGGACCACTTCTACCCGGAGGTGGTGGACCCGGTGACGGGCGAGGTGCTGCCGGACGGGGAGCGGGGCGAGCTGGTGTTCACCTCGCTCACCAAGGAGGCCATGCCGGTGGTGCGGTACCGGACGCGGGACCTGACGCGGCTGCTGCCCGGCACGGCGCGGGTGTTCCGGCGGATGGAGAAGGTGACGGGCCGCAGCGACGACATGGTGATCGTGCGCGGGGTGAACCTCTTCCCGACGCAGATCGAGGAGGTCCTGCTGCGGACCCCGGGCCTGGCGCCGCACTTCCAGCTGCGGCTGACCCGTGTGGGGCGCATGGACGCGCTGACCGTGCGGGTCGAGGCGCGCGCGGACACGGCGCCGGAGCGGAGGGCGGACGCGGCGCGGGAGGTGCGGGCCGCCGTCAAGGACGGCATCGGGGTGGCGGTCGCGGTGGAGGTGGTGGACCCGGGGACGCTGGAGCGGTCGGTGGGGAAGATCAAGCGGATCGTGGATCTCCGGGAGAACCCTGAGAAGGCCGGGGCCGAAGGGGGTTCCCAGGGGTGA
- a CDS encoding YnfA family protein — MTVARSVVLFLVAALFEIGGAWLVWQGIREHRGWIWIGAGVAALGLYGVVATLQDSADFGRVLAAYGGVFVAGSIAWGMVADGYRPDRFDVVGALICLAGMAVIMYAPRGH, encoded by the coding sequence ATGACCGTCGCGCGTTCCGTCGTCCTGTTCCTCGTCGCCGCCCTGTTCGAAATCGGCGGCGCCTGGCTCGTGTGGCAGGGCATCCGTGAGCACCGGGGCTGGATCTGGATCGGTGCCGGTGTGGCCGCCCTCGGTCTCTACGGTGTCGTCGCGACCCTCCAGGACAGTGCCGACTTCGGGCGGGTGCTCGCCGCGTACGGCGGGGTGTTCGTCGCCGGTTCGATCGCCTGGGGCATGGTCGCCGACGGCTACCGCCCGGACCGGTTCGACGTCGTCGGCGCGCTGATCTGCCTCGCCGGGATGGCCGTGATCATGTATGCGCCGCGGGGTCACTGA